The Acipenser ruthenus chromosome 45, fAciRut3.2 maternal haplotype, whole genome shotgun sequence sequence gctgacattgattttgatctgctgtttgtgtttacagagaccagcaacatcactgagagatacaccctgattgaacaactgaaaacctggactgaagctcagcagtactgtagagaacaccacaccgacctcgtcagtataaagaacgccagtgaaaatgaagaaatagtgaagaaagcgcagggcaagcccttctggataggcctgttcaatgagccctggaagtggtcacaccagggggatagctacacatttcacaactggagCAAAGGGGAACCAAACAATTGGGGAGGCAGTGAGAACTGTGTGATGATGAGTAACACTGGTGGATGGAATGATGCTGCCTGCAACAATCAGTTGCCtttcttctgctgtgagggtgaggaccctgttcagactgtgttctcatttaattcagtgtaaaccttcaggttcaaagagggaagcatgattagatctcttcAGTAGGTCCTGGTGGTCCACCAGTTTCAATCACAGGCTCCCTGCTCAGCCTGATGGgatggtgtggcaatgtgccccgcccctgtgtgtatgcttgtgttttatgttgtatgttgtgtgtggtgtgttaatgttggtgtattgtagttggtacacaggatataatgtgggtaatgagcacgagtatttaaaatgtataatgcataattaattcacgtgctgggattcaagtgaataattaattagtaattgaatcccgatacaacagtatatatagatgcacatttccttcactcggggttgtgtgtttgagtggagaacgggtgtggagaaggagtaactaaaagtgaaagaaagtaaatataagttatttgtactccccgtgtttgtttgtctgttcatccaccgtttgtttaaatgttagtccgttttgtttgtctctattttggtctcaagtgccgtgtcctgcttttctgtttaaaaccttttgtttgtttattaaaacactgagcgctgccgtgATTCAGTTACACACAGTACGTCTgtctctgtgattctttctggtctgaagtcctctctgcagctagcctgtcacagatggtcaatatccttccagaggtaatggggtgatgtggattgcagctatcagtaccccttgttctgctgtgactgaaggctccctgttcagtctgtgctcttgttcagctcagtgtttgcaccccagtctgtgagcagggactcagaggctcagtccatctgatcctacagtagctgtctgacctccagagcagggcagggggtagcctagagatctgaagaaccagaaagcagcccggtcattaagagtgtgagagggagcagctccccctcattgttatacccaggagagacgtgtgctgtgatatacattcttactgtctatttattatatttatttgaaaacaataaaccatgtcattgtcagcattgccctggtgcagacagcagcatagacacagtttcatttaaattcatttgaacaatacacttgaaacaggaaacactgaaTCTTCttcttgtgtgttttctttacagattcagaccccacaagccccccttccactgcggtctctcaaggtatgcagtgtaatcacttcagtggattcagaaccactgcaggaatctggatttgctataaactttctttttttctctatttcttgttacagaagcagaatcctcgagccccccttccactccggtctctcaaggtaagtgcagtttgaagatggcagtttgtacagtgtgattgacagcccacaccaTGAGTTATACATGAATCTCAGTGTTCTTATCAACCTCACTAATTCAACAGGGAGTTCACCATTGCCCTGGTGaggacagcaccacacacacacacacacacacacacacacacactgacacaaacacaaatactcacacaaatacacacacacacacacacaatgatacatacacactgacacacacacacagatacacactgacacacagacacacacacacacaatgatacacacacactgacacatacacacacacatgcacacacacacacacaatgatacacacacactgacacacggtcttattgttttacatggggtttatttaatggctgtgtgatctcttctgtgctgcacattacagacgacgtgggtcttattgtttgacatggggtttatttaatggctgtgtgatctcttctgtgctgcacattacagactacgtggggtcttattgttttacatgaggtttatttaatggctgtgtgatctcttctgtgctgcacattacacactacgtggggtttatttaattattcagctcagtgtttgcacctgtctgtgagcagggactcagaggcccagtccatctgatccttcagtagctgtctgacctccagagcaggacagggtgtagcctagagatctgaagaaccagaatccagcccggtcattaagagtgtgagagggagcagctacccctcattgttatacccaggagagacgtgtgctgtgatatacattcttactgtctatttattatatatatttgaaaacaatacaccatgtcattgtcagcattgctCTGGTgcagacagcagcatagacacagtttcattgaaatgcatttgaacaatacacttgaaacaggaaacactaaatcttgttgttgtgtgttttctttacagattcagaccccacaagccccccttccactgcggtctctcaaggtatgcagtgtaatcacttcagtgtgaTTCACAAACCACAGTAGCATTGCAATCTCATGTGTCATGTGAACCACTACACCTATTGAAGCCATGTGAGATTTgtgtgcaaaaataatgtgaaagcTGAATCTAGCGTGAGGCAACTGCCTGCCTGACACCAGCTCCCTGCAGTGCAACTCGGGACATCTcaaccagggcttctcaaactcagtcctggggaccccctgtgtctgctggttttcattccagccaaGCTGTCAATtatttaactagacccttaattgaactgataatttgcttaattggagctttttacttgttttcagctcttgaacagttgcatatttcaagttcgctgtaacatttgataagtaacttgaactgcaactgtttaagagctggaaacaagtaaaaaggtctaattaagcaaattattagttcaattaaaggtctagttaagcaattgagagctcagttggaatgaaaaccagcagacacagggggtccgagtttgagaagccctgatctaaACCACTCATTGTAGACTTttctgttcagtgtgattgacagcccacctcatgtgtcatgtgatccactagaccgGGGGGGGGTCAAAGTGGTCCCTTCCACTCCCGGTCTTTGTTCCAagcctgttctaaattgtttaattgaaccaattaaagctGCATCCAGTCCCTGAAGTAGTTACTGCTCTCATTTCAGCTGTTAAAGCTGGATTGGAATGGTCCAgcactgtgattggacacccctgcactaGAGCTATATAAGCTGAGGGAGAGTGTGTGCAACTATTCTGCAACAACACTAGGAGAGCTGAAGACTGTCTTTCGGCGTGGAATCCTAATATACagagttacattatattgtacagtacaaagaatatgtctttttaaacaaaatctactGCCTGACAATGTCACCCTGTACTCGAATGATTTTCTCATCAGTAGGCTATGCTGCAGTGTGTACAGGTTACATTGTCGCATGTGAGATGCGAGTGCAGTCTGACTCACGGATAATCTGAACCACAGTGCTGTCATAAAGAAGTGCAGGCTGATGGCAGCTGTagaagcacattttaaatattactgcAAACATTAAACCAACACTCATGACTGGCACATGAATAGCACATGAGTGTCACAcacataaaagcatattaaagtaaatgaaattattatttttattattattagtattattattattattattatcagcaggCAGTCCACTCCCCGAGGAGCTCCACCTGATCTCTCACAGTATGGTCTGGCCGGAGGCTTGGCAGTACTGCAAGGATCGCTACACTGACCTAGTGAGCCTCACAAGCCTGGCTGCACAGAACAGAGTGTCGGAGCTCGTCAGGAACAGCACTGTGTCGCGATTCTGGATCGGACTGCACAGAACCGTTGTGTATGATAAGTGGTACTGGGTTGCTGGTAAGGATAAGAAGGCCCATCTAAACTACACTAACTGGGCCCCCGGGGAGCCCAACAATCCTTACTATGAGCACTGTGGGGAGATGGTGCTGCGGGAGGATGGGGGGGCTGAGTGGAATGATCTGTGCTGCTATGAACagctcccctttatctgtttcaaagattaaaaacatCCTGAAAAGCTTTTACAGCAGTGGCTCTCAAACTATCTCCAGCTGGGACCCCTTTAAAGGCACTTTagtctggaaaaaaaacatttactgaaaaaaTTATAGAAATACCCCAATCTAAATTGTGTGAACATGGAATGTGTGAATAATAAAGCAGAATGAAATCTATCTGACAGAGTTTGCAATGCCATGTCTGCTCTCTATAAAGAGCTGCTGCAATGCACTGCAGTCATCGCGGATGGAAGGTCTGCTTGAAA is a genomic window containing:
- the LOC131720907 gene encoding E-selectin-like; protein product: MVWPEAWQYCKDRYTDLVSLTSLAAQNRVSELVRNSTVSRFWIGLHRTVVYDKWYWVAGKDKKAHLNYTNWAPGEPNNPYYEHCGEMVLREDGGAEWNDLCCYEQLPFICFKD